A window of Harpia harpyja isolate bHarHar1 chromosome 23, bHarHar1 primary haplotype, whole genome shotgun sequence contains these coding sequences:
- the LOC128135673 gene encoding cell cycle regulator of non-homologous end joining-like, giving the protein MAAGGRRRVLPAWLEAAGDERVVAAGTPPAKGGQRRRRQAAAGGGAAVYCMTEAELVDVALAVLAENLQREEGEEKARSGSREEQELQPTPKEAPGSTASSGGGSGRSPALPSPAGGAAGRPGWEDSEDDALKYVREIFFS; this is encoded by the exons atggcggcgggcggcaggcggcgggtgctgccggcctggctggaggcggcgggggacgAGCGGGTGGtcgcggcggggaccccccccgccaagggcgggcagcggcggcggcggcaggcggcggcaggcggcgg GGCGGCGGTGTACTGCATGACCGAGgcggagctggtggatgtggccCTGGCGGTCCTGGCGGAG AACCTGCAGCGCgaggaaggtgaggagaaggCCCGGTCCGGGAgccgggaggagcaggagctccagcCGACGCCAAAGGAGGCTCCGGGAAGCACGGCCAGcagcgggggaggcagcggccgcaGCCCGGCTCTCCCGTCCCCTGCCGGTGGCGCCGcggggaggccaggctgggaggaCTCTGAGGACGATGCTCTGAAATACGTCAGGGAGATCTTTTTCAGCTGA
- the LOC128135712 gene encoding ankyrin repeat domain-containing protein 7-like, translating to MQRLFSCCLGRVRRPPPSDGDAGPCAAEPSEVREKPRGGLHGAAAGGDLARLQRHWWRKRFRINRRDAEKQTPLHLACAKGRADVVRFLAREKCQLNPRDRFKKSPLMKAVEHQHKDCVAILLEHGANPNLRDASGNTALHLAAITASKPLVELLLEHKADIEAQNKLGYTPLTVAITKCSEELVEFLLQKGADVHARDKHKRTTLMVAALAGDMNIIQILLQYGADLSQEDLCGCTVLHYARLSQHAVLDLEVEENFPPQFPLRIHLCAAKLHSTQLTSNYLPFVSEGI from the exons ATGCAGCGGCTCTTCtcgtgctgcctggggagggtgcggcggccgccgccctccGACGGCGATGCCGGACCCTGCGCCGCCGAGCCCTCCGAGGTCCGGGAGaagccccggggcgggctgcaCGGCGCGGCCGCCGGAGGTGACCTGGCGCGGCTGCAGCGGCACTGGTGGAGGAAGAGATTCCGCATCAACAGGCGGGACGCGGAGAAGCA GACGCCTCTGCATCTGGCTTGTGCGAAAGGCCGGGCAGATGTCGTCCGATTCCTAGCAAGAGAGAAATGCCAGCTAAACCCTCGTGACCGCTTTAAGAAATCACCACTGATGAAG GCAGTAGAGCACCAGCACAAAGACTGTGTGGCTATTCTGCTGGAGCATGGTGCCAACCCTAACCTCAGAGATGCTAGCGGCAACACTGCGCTTCACCTGGCTGCCATCACTGCTAGCAAACCCCTAGTCGAGCTGTTACTGGAGCACAAAGCCGATATTGAAGCTCAGAATAAG TTGGGATACACTCCGCTTACTGTTGCGATCACCAAGTGCTCTGAAGAGTTGGTGGAGTTCCTTCTTCAAAAAGGAGCTGACGTGCATGCTCGAGATAAGCATAAAAG GACCACCCTTATGGTTGCTGCTCTTGCTGGGGATATGAATATAATACAAATTCTCCTGCAGTATGGTGCTGATCTTTCTCAGGAAGACCTGTGTGGCTGCACAGTTCTACATTATGCCAGACTGTCTCAGCATGCTGT ACTGGATTTGGAAGTTGAGGAAAACTTCCCCCCACAGTTCCCTCTGAGAATTCACCTGTGTGCTGCCAAGCTCCACTCCACTCAACTGACTAGCAACTACTTGCCTTTTGTTTCAGAGGGGATCTAA